A stretch of Anaeromyxobacter dehalogenans 2CP-1 DNA encodes these proteins:
- a CDS encoding FAD-dependent oxidoreductase, which yields MATDLDVLVLGSGQAGVPLAARLAAAGRRVALVERGDLGGTCVNAGCTPTKTLIASARAAHVARTAGRLGIRAGEVQVDLGAAMDRKDAVVARWREGVRQRLEAAAPRLRLVHGPARFVAPREVEVAGERLAAPVVIVNVGARPAVAPVPGLDRVPFLTSTGALALRALPAHLVVLGGGYVGCELAQLFRRFGAGVTVIDPSPHLLAREDEAVSAALEEVFRREGIRLALGAAAEAVEGGAGAVRVRLAGGAVEEGSHLLVATGRRPNTDDLGCDAAGVALDRRGFVEVDARYCTSAEGVYAVGDAAGGPQFTHSAWDDHRILFDLLLGRGRRTRDDRLVPHVVFTDPQVGVVGLTEREARARGVPFELATLPYSAVARAVEVDEPDGVVRVLVDPRDERILGAAVVGAEGGELVHVLAALMQAGASARALVDMEMAHPTFCEGLQSAVMTLERFALRP from the coding sequence ATGGCAACGGATCTCGACGTGCTGGTCCTCGGCTCCGGCCAGGCCGGCGTGCCGCTCGCGGCGCGGCTCGCCGCCGCGGGGCGGCGGGTGGCGCTGGTCGAGCGCGGCGACCTGGGTGGCACCTGCGTGAACGCCGGCTGCACGCCGACGAAGACGCTCATCGCGAGCGCGCGCGCCGCGCACGTGGCGAGGACCGCCGGGCGGCTCGGGATCCGCGCCGGCGAGGTGCAGGTGGACCTCGGGGCGGCGATGGACCGCAAGGACGCGGTGGTGGCGCGCTGGCGCGAGGGCGTGCGCCAGCGGCTGGAGGCCGCCGCGCCGCGGCTGCGGCTGGTGCACGGCCCCGCGCGCTTCGTGGCCCCGCGCGAGGTGGAGGTCGCGGGCGAGCGGCTCGCGGCGCCGGTGGTGATCGTGAACGTGGGCGCGCGGCCGGCGGTGGCGCCCGTCCCCGGGCTGGACCGGGTCCCGTTCCTCACCAGCACGGGCGCGCTCGCGCTGCGGGCGCTCCCCGCGCACCTGGTGGTGCTCGGCGGCGGCTACGTCGGCTGCGAGCTCGCGCAGCTGTTCCGGCGGTTCGGCGCCGGCGTGACGGTGATCGACCCCTCGCCGCACCTGCTCGCCCGCGAGGACGAGGCGGTGAGCGCCGCGCTGGAGGAGGTGTTCCGGCGCGAGGGCATCCGGCTCGCGCTGGGCGCGGCGGCCGAGGCGGTCGAGGGCGGCGCGGGTGCGGTGCGGGTGCGGCTCGCGGGCGGCGCGGTGGAGGAGGGCTCGCACCTGCTCGTCGCCACCGGACGCCGCCCGAACACCGACGACCTCGGCTGCGACGCGGCCGGCGTGGCGCTGGATCGCCGCGGGTTCGTGGAGGTGGACGCGCGCTACTGCACCAGCGCCGAGGGCGTGTACGCGGTGGGCGACGCGGCCGGCGGCCCGCAGTTCACCCACAGCGCCTGGGACGACCACCGCATCCTGTTCGACCTCCTGCTCGGCCGCGGCCGGCGGACGCGCGACGACCGGCTGGTGCCGCACGTGGTGTTCACCGATCCGCAGGTCGGGGTGGTCGGGCTGACCGAGCGGGAGGCGCGGGCGCGCGGCGTCCCGTTCGAGCTCGCCACGCTGCCGTACTCGGCGGTGGCGCGCGCCGTCGAGGTGGACGAGCCGGACGGGGTCGTGCGCGTGCTGGTGGACCCGCGCGACGAGCGGATCCTGGGCGCGGCGGTGGTGGGGGCGGAGGGAGGGGAGCTCGTGCACGTCCTCGCCGCGCTGATGCAGGCGGGCGCGAGCGCGCGGGCGCTCGTGGACATGGAGATGGCCCACCCGACGTTCTGCGAGGGGCTCCAGTCCGCGGTGATGACGCTCGAGCGCTTCGCGCTGCGGCCCTGA
- a CDS encoding pirin family protein — translation MTERGLETVVTPIAASDGAGVRLKRSIATRTLDHLDPFFLFDHFGSENANDYIAGFPMHPHRGIETITYMLDGSVAHRDSIGNSGVIGAGDVQWMTAGSGILHEEMPKVGPRRLDGFQIWVNLPAKLKMTRPRYQDVPAARIPEVARAGGARVRVVAGEVDGVAGAVKDIFAGPTYLDVALPAGETFEQPVPRGHTALLYVFEGEVTVGGAQAGRAAQAVGAPRLAVLRDGEVVRVHAGAAPARFLLLSAQPLNEPYARYGPFVMNTEEEIEQALHELRSGTFIQR, via the coding sequence ATGACCGAACGCGGACTCGAGACCGTCGTCACCCCCATCGCCGCCAGCGACGGCGCCGGCGTGCGGCTGAAGCGCAGCATCGCCACCCGGACGCTCGACCACCTGGATCCGTTCTTCCTGTTCGACCACTTCGGCTCGGAGAACGCGAACGACTACATCGCGGGCTTCCCCATGCACCCGCACCGCGGCATCGAGACCATCACCTACATGCTCGACGGCAGCGTCGCGCACCGCGACAGCATCGGGAACTCGGGCGTGATCGGCGCCGGCGACGTGCAGTGGATGACCGCCGGCAGCGGCATCCTGCACGAGGAGATGCCGAAGGTCGGGCCGCGCCGGCTCGACGGCTTCCAGATCTGGGTGAACCTGCCGGCGAAGCTGAAGATGACGCGCCCGCGCTACCAGGACGTGCCGGCGGCGCGCATCCCCGAGGTGGCCCGGGCCGGCGGCGCGCGCGTGCGGGTGGTCGCCGGGGAGGTGGACGGGGTGGCCGGCGCGGTGAAGGACATCTTCGCCGGCCCGACCTACCTCGACGTCGCGCTGCCCGCGGGCGAGACCTTCGAGCAGCCGGTGCCGCGCGGCCACACCGCGCTGCTGTACGTGTTCGAGGGCGAGGTGACCGTGGGCGGCGCGCAGGCCGGCCGCGCCGCGCAGGCGGTGGGCGCACCGCGGCTCGCCGTCCTCCGGGACGGCGAGGTGGTCCGCGTGCACGCCGGCGCGGCGCCGGCGCGCTTCCTGCTGCTCTCGGCGCAGCCGCTGAACGAGCCGTACGCGCGCTACGGGCCGTTCGTGATGAACACCGAGGAGGAGATCGAGCAGGCCCTCCACGAGCTGCGCAGCGGGACGTTCATCCAGCGCTGA
- a CDS encoding PKD domain-containing protein yields MHPARRHVPAAIALCTLLACSGGGSDRPPLPVIPGNAPPIAQAGFDRAVAKGALVQLDGSASRDPEGFPLSYGWTFVSRPVGSAATLQSATSQRASFVADVPGSYVVRLQVSDGLNAPVSDDVVITSQNVAPTAAAGADREGSRGIAVALDGRASSDPDGDAITYAWALTARPPGSTAALTGAGLSQASFTPDVYGSYVVRLTVSDGVLAAQDDVTVTVRNHAPVADAGPDLESNAGATLALSAAASSDPDQDPITCAWALVTKPAGSSAVLSDPGACAPSVTYDVAGVYAFSLAVHDGQLASAAADPVQVTVHEKVWMLGHAVADAEYSRALDRIVAVGGSRLYVADPVAGTETSVALPKAALAVSVSPDGRYAAVGHDALVSYVSLDAPPALLGTFTTSVIPSDVVLAGNGWIYLFPTTWDQIHGIRISTGVDTPSTGWSPFDGTKARLHPGGAALYGADNFVSPADIRKFSIASGVASFLYDSPYHGDYAMCGDLWITEDGLRIVTACGNTFHSNTTQGSTAGSDMTYAGALEGTGQVKWADHSAAAGQILVVTGLPYWPADPDADAELRLFGDDFLALQETIPLTRIGVGGKGYVSHGRFAFFSADGTRRIALVQVDASSGLLAPDAVVVY; encoded by the coding sequence ATGCACCCCGCCCGCCGCCACGTGCCCGCGGCCATCGCGCTCTGCACCCTCCTCGCCTGCAGCGGTGGCGGGAGCGATCGGCCCCCGCTGCCCGTCATCCCTGGGAACGCGCCCCCGATCGCGCAGGCAGGCTTCGATCGCGCCGTCGCGAAGGGCGCGCTCGTCCAGCTCGACGGCTCGGCCAGCCGCGACCCGGAGGGCTTCCCGCTGAGCTACGGGTGGACGTTCGTGTCGCGGCCCGTCGGCAGCGCCGCCACGCTCCAGTCCGCCACCTCCCAGCGGGCGTCGTTCGTCGCCGACGTGCCCGGCAGCTACGTGGTGCGCCTCCAGGTGTCCGACGGGCTGAACGCGCCGGTCTCGGACGACGTGGTCATCACCAGCCAGAACGTGGCGCCGACGGCGGCGGCGGGCGCCGACCGGGAGGGGAGCCGGGGGATCGCGGTCGCGCTCGACGGGCGCGCCAGCTCGGATCCGGACGGCGACGCGATCACCTACGCGTGGGCGCTGACGGCGCGCCCGCCCGGCAGCACCGCGGCGCTCACCGGGGCCGGGCTCTCCCAGGCCTCCTTCACGCCGGACGTCTACGGCAGCTACGTGGTCCGCCTCACGGTGAGCGACGGCGTGCTCGCGGCGCAGGACGACGTGACGGTCACCGTCCGCAACCACGCGCCCGTGGCGGACGCCGGCCCGGATCTCGAGTCCAACGCCGGGGCGACGCTCGCCCTGAGCGCCGCCGCCTCGAGCGATCCGGACCAGGACCCGATCACCTGCGCCTGGGCGCTGGTGACGAAGCCGGCGGGCAGCAGCGCGGTCCTGTCGGATCCGGGCGCGTGCGCCCCGTCGGTCACCTACGACGTCGCGGGCGTGTACGCGTTCTCGCTCGCGGTCCACGACGGCCAGCTCGCCAGCGCCGCGGCGGACCCCGTGCAGGTCACCGTCCACGAGAAGGTGTGGATGCTCGGCCACGCGGTGGCGGACGCGGAGTACTCGCGGGCGCTCGACCGGATCGTGGCGGTGGGCGGCTCGAGGCTGTACGTCGCCGACCCCGTCGCCGGGACGGAGACGTCGGTGGCGCTCCCGAAGGCGGCGCTCGCGGTGAGCGTCTCGCCGGACGGCCGCTACGCCGCGGTCGGCCACGACGCCCTGGTCTCGTACGTGAGCCTCGACGCGCCGCCGGCGCTGCTCGGCACGTTCACCACCAGCGTGATCCCGTCCGACGTGGTGCTGGCGGGCAACGGCTGGATCTACCTGTTCCCGACCACGTGGGACCAGATCCACGGCATCCGGATCTCGACCGGCGTGGACACGCCGAGCACCGGCTGGAGCCCGTTCGACGGCACGAAGGCGAGGCTGCACCCGGGCGGCGCCGCGCTCTACGGCGCCGACAACTTCGTGTCGCCCGCCGACATCCGGAAGTTCTCGATCGCGAGCGGGGTGGCCTCGTTCCTGTACGACTCGCCGTACCACGGCGACTACGCCATGTGCGGCGATCTCTGGATCACCGAGGACGGGCTGCGCATCGTGACGGCGTGCGGCAACACGTTCCACTCGAACACGACCCAGGGCTCCACCGCCGGCTCGGACATGACCTACGCCGGCGCGCTGGAGGGCACCGGGCAGGTGAAGTGGGCGGACCACTCGGCCGCGGCCGGCCAGATCCTGGTGGTGACCGGCCTGCCGTACTGGCCGGCGGATCCCGACGCGGACGCCGAGCTCCGGCTGTTCGGCGACGACTTCCTGGCGCTCCAGGAGACCATCCCGCTGACCCGCATCGGCGTGGGCGGCAAGGGCTACGTCTCCCACGGGCGCTTCGCGTTCTTCTCCGCCGACGGGACCCGCCGCATCGCGCTGGTCCAGGTGGACGCGAGCTCGGGCCTGCTCGCGCCCGACGCGGTGGTCGTCTACTGA
- a CDS encoding DMT family transporter has protein sequence MTRRGWILFVALGVLWGIPYLLIKVAVRDLSPASLVFLRTAAGAVLLLPFVLVRGNLRPVLARWRPIALFTFGEMAVPWLLLADAERHVTSSLAGLVIAATPLVGAVASRLSAGHEPLGARRMSGLAVGLAGVVALLGLDLGRGDARAVAELAVVVVGYALAPRIVARRLSDLPALDVVAVSLAMCALAYAPFGIAQLPGAWPPAEAVGAVAGLGVLCTALAFTLFFQLIAEVGPVRATVVAYVNPAVAVAAGVTLLGEPFTVGTAVGFALILGGSWLATSGAARRAASPIPARGSAPGAVAPAAAERAG, from the coding sequence GTGACCCGCCGAGGCTGGATCCTGTTCGTCGCGCTGGGCGTGCTGTGGGGCATCCCGTACCTGCTCATCAAGGTCGCGGTGCGCGACCTCTCGCCCGCCAGCCTCGTGTTCCTCCGGACCGCCGCCGGGGCGGTGCTGCTGCTCCCGTTCGTGCTCGTCCGCGGGAACCTGCGGCCGGTGCTGGCGCGCTGGCGCCCCATCGCCCTGTTCACGTTCGGCGAGATGGCGGTCCCGTGGCTGCTGCTCGCCGACGCCGAGCGCCACGTGACGAGCTCGCTCGCGGGGCTCGTCATCGCGGCCACGCCGCTGGTCGGCGCGGTCGCCTCGCGCCTGAGCGCGGGCCACGAGCCGCTCGGCGCGCGCCGCATGTCGGGCCTCGCCGTCGGCCTCGCGGGCGTGGTGGCGCTGCTCGGGCTCGACCTCGGCCGCGGCGACGCGCGGGCGGTGGCGGAGCTCGCGGTGGTCGTGGTCGGGTACGCGCTCGCGCCGCGGATCGTGGCGCGCCGCCTCTCGGATCTCCCCGCGCTCGACGTGGTGGCGGTGTCGCTCGCGATGTGCGCGCTCGCGTACGCGCCGTTCGGGATCGCGCAGCTGCCCGGCGCCTGGCCGCCCGCCGAGGCGGTCGGCGCGGTGGCGGGGCTCGGCGTGCTCTGCACCGCGCTCGCGTTCACGCTGTTCTTCCAGCTCATCGCCGAGGTGGGCCCGGTCCGCGCCACGGTGGTGGCGTACGTGAACCCGGCGGTGGCGGTGGCGGCGGGCGTGACGCTCCTCGGCGAGCCGTTCACCGTCGGCACCGCGGTGGGGTTCGCGCTGATCCTGGGCGGCTCCTGGCTGGCGACCTCCGGCGCCGCGCGCCGCGCGGCGTCCCCGATTCCGGCCCGGGGCTCCGCGCCGGGCGCGGTCGCGCCGGCCGCCGCCGAGCGGGCGGGGTGA
- a CDS encoding LysR family transcriptional regulator, with the protein MIAADASLDDLRLLVEVVATGGLTAAAARLGLRKSTVSRRLAALEERLGVRLLERNARRLRLTEAGRAYHARAARLVAEARALDRETAEARGAPQGTLRIATPALLGELLAPAVAELLLRHPRLGVELALAPPHVDLLAEEHDLALRTGPLADSSLVARRLGTLRTGCYASPAYLARRGTPATPDALRDEAEAHDCILLAEAGTDEIWFFGAGATARTVRPAGRLRVPSVHAGQLAARAGLGVVRLPAALVADDVRSGRLVAVLEAETPPGMPVHAVYPSGRHLAPKVRAFLELVSGGAAALPWDPPGRAPAVGPGDAAERSVPARPVAPARRRG; encoded by the coding sequence ATGATCGCGGCTGACGCGAGCCTGGACGACCTCCGGCTGCTCGTGGAGGTGGTGGCGACCGGCGGCCTCACGGCGGCGGCGGCGCGCCTCGGCCTGCGCAAGTCCACCGTGAGCCGCCGGCTCGCCGCGCTCGAGGAGCGCCTCGGCGTCCGGCTCCTGGAGCGGAACGCGCGCCGGCTGCGGCTCACCGAGGCGGGCCGCGCGTACCACGCCCGCGCCGCGCGGCTCGTGGCCGAGGCCCGCGCGCTCGACCGGGAGACCGCCGAGGCCCGCGGCGCGCCGCAGGGCACGCTGCGGATCGCGACGCCGGCCCTGCTCGGCGAGCTGCTCGCGCCCGCGGTGGCCGAGCTGCTGCTCCGCCACCCGCGCCTGGGGGTCGAGCTCGCGCTCGCGCCGCCGCACGTGGACCTGCTCGCGGAGGAGCACGACCTGGCGCTGCGCACCGGCCCGCTCGCCGACTCCTCCCTGGTGGCGCGCCGCCTCGGGACCCTGCGCACCGGCTGCTACGCGAGCCCCGCCTACCTGGCTCGCCGCGGCACGCCGGCCACGCCGGACGCGCTGCGCGACGAGGCGGAGGCGCACGATTGCATCCTGCTCGCCGAGGCCGGCACCGACGAGATCTGGTTCTTCGGCGCGGGCGCCACGGCGCGGACGGTGCGCCCCGCCGGCCGCCTGCGCGTGCCCAGCGTGCACGCCGGGCAGCTCGCCGCCCGCGCCGGGCTCGGCGTGGTGCGCCTGCCGGCGGCGCTCGTCGCGGACGACGTGCGGTCCGGGCGGCTCGTGGCGGTGCTCGAGGCGGAGACGCCGCCGGGCATGCCGGTCCACGCGGTCTACCCGAGCGGCCGGCACCTCGCGCCCAAGGTGCGCGCCTTCCTCGAGCTGGTGTCGGGCGGCGCCGCGGCGCTGCCGTGGGATCCGCCGGGGCGCGCGCCGGCCGTGGGGCCGGGGGACGCCGCGGAACGCAGCGTTCCGGCGCGGCCGGTCGCCCCGGCGCGCCGCCGCGGGTAG
- the trxA gene encoding thioredoxin, producing the protein MASGVMDIGDAEFEREVLSAAEPVLVEFTAAWCAPCRALAPTLEALASGYRGRVKVAALDVERHPATAERYGIRAMPTLLFFKGGAVARQLVGAVPRARLEDVVRELLPR; encoded by the coding sequence ATGGCGAGCGGCGTGATGGACATCGGGGACGCGGAGTTCGAGCGCGAGGTGCTGAGCGCGGCCGAGCCGGTGCTGGTGGAGTTCACCGCGGCGTGGTGCGCGCCCTGCAGGGCGCTCGCGCCCACGCTGGAGGCGCTCGCGAGCGGCTACCGCGGCCGCGTGAAGGTCGCGGCGCTCGACGTGGAGCGGCACCCGGCCACCGCCGAGCGGTACGGGATCCGCGCGATGCCCACGCTGCTCTTCTTCAAGGGCGGCGCGGTGGCCCGGCAGCTCGTCGGCGCGGTGCCGCGCGCGCGCCTCGAGGACGTGGTGCGCGAGCTGCTGCCGCGGTAG
- a CDS encoding hybrid sensor histidine kinase/response regulator, protein MSGEEQRTPVPAWASSRAAPALVVAVAIIDLLAVLLVGSSVEQSRLHQHERATAATQNLAAALEQYLGGIFEKVELTLLTVADEYARESAAGRLDAPVFDDFLARQRGRIPQVHALEVFDANGVLAHGRDAPPGVISDISDREYFRRLRDDPGLGVLVSSPLVGRLTARPQLVMARALRRADGGFAGVAVASVLLEDLAHALEGYDVGARGVIVLRDPDLGVVVRRQSSGAPIALGDRTVSPELLALLRDGHRAATYSGVAVDGVERTFTFRRMARTGHLVIVGLACDDYLAGWRRSTLLATAVLAAFGLLTAAAAWLTLRAWRRHQAAVQDLAEQETRFRLLAESATDVIWMVDAARRLTYVSPAVQRLAGWTPEEACRVRWPRLLSRPSIERIRSALARLGAVAPHAQPFADALIEHEVVAKDGRRVHAESRFSLLWSADGQVLGAIGVTRDVTERREMQARVQVAERMASLGTMAAGVAHEVNNPLTYVYGNVAFALERLRSVDVARGRQGPVDEALQALREALAGADRVRHIVRDLKAFSRAEDGRLEPVDVGQVIEGCLKMTATLTGDRAQVSVRLGPVPRVLASEARIGQVMLNLIVNAAHAIPEGDPDANRIEVSTALAADGRVEVVVTDTGTGIAPEVLPRIFDPFFTTKGVGEGTGLGLSICHGIVKGLDGEIDVETAVGRGSRFRVLLPPAPEGAVAAPAEAPIAPAAPPRRRVLVLDDDPLVARAIGRTLSRDCAVDVSTDPVQALRRVHSGERWDVILCDLMMPELAGMDVHASIQEIDPGQAARIVFMTGGAFTTRAREFLERVPNARLEKPLDPATLARVLEAGGRGAPGDGTAGR, encoded by the coding sequence GTGAGCGGCGAAGAACAGCGGACCCCGGTCCCGGCCTGGGCGTCGTCGCGGGCGGCCCCGGCGCTGGTGGTGGCGGTCGCGATCATCGACCTGCTGGCCGTCCTGCTGGTCGGGTCCTCGGTCGAGCAGAGCCGGCTCCACCAGCACGAGCGCGCCACCGCGGCCACCCAGAACCTGGCCGCCGCGCTGGAGCAGTACCTCGGCGGCATCTTCGAGAAGGTCGAGCTGACGCTGCTCACGGTGGCCGACGAGTATGCGCGCGAGTCGGCCGCGGGCCGGCTGGACGCGCCGGTGTTCGACGACTTCCTGGCGCGCCAGCGCGGACGCATCCCGCAGGTCCACGCGCTCGAGGTCTTCGACGCGAACGGGGTGCTGGCGCACGGCCGCGACGCGCCCCCCGGGGTCATCAGCGACATCTCCGACCGCGAGTACTTCCGGCGGCTGCGGGACGACCCCGGCCTCGGCGTGCTCGTCTCGAGCCCGCTCGTGGGACGGCTCACCGCCCGCCCGCAGCTGGTCATGGCCCGCGCGCTCCGGCGCGCGGACGGCGGCTTCGCCGGCGTCGCGGTCGCGAGCGTGCTGCTGGAGGACCTGGCCCACGCGCTGGAGGGCTACGACGTGGGCGCGCGGGGCGTCATCGTGCTGCGCGATCCCGACCTGGGCGTGGTGGTGCGCCGCCAGAGCTCCGGCGCGCCCATCGCGCTCGGCGACCGCACCGTCTCGCCCGAGCTGCTGGCGCTGCTCCGCGACGGCCACCGCGCCGCCACCTACTCCGGCGTGGCGGTGGACGGCGTCGAGCGCACCTTCACGTTCCGGCGGATGGCGCGCACCGGGCACCTCGTCATCGTGGGGCTCGCGTGCGACGACTACCTCGCCGGCTGGCGCCGCTCCACGCTGCTCGCCACCGCCGTGCTCGCCGCCTTCGGCCTGCTCACCGCCGCCGCGGCCTGGCTGACGCTGCGCGCCTGGCGCCGGCACCAGGCGGCGGTGCAGGACCTCGCCGAGCAGGAGACCCGCTTCCGCCTGCTGGCCGAGAGCGCCACCGACGTGATCTGGATGGTGGACGCGGCGCGCCGCCTCACCTACGTGAGCCCGGCGGTGCAGCGCCTGGCAGGGTGGACGCCGGAGGAGGCGTGCCGCGTCCGCTGGCCGCGGCTCCTGTCGCGGCCGTCCATCGAGCGGATCCGCTCGGCGCTCGCCCGGCTCGGCGCGGTGGCGCCGCACGCGCAGCCGTTCGCCGATGCGCTCATCGAGCACGAGGTGGTGGCCAAGGACGGCCGGCGGGTCCACGCGGAGTCGCGCTTCAGCCTCCTGTGGAGCGCCGACGGGCAGGTGCTCGGCGCCATCGGCGTGACCCGCGACGTCACCGAGCGGCGGGAGATGCAGGCGCGGGTCCAGGTCGCGGAGCGCATGGCGTCGCTCGGGACGATGGCGGCCGGCGTCGCCCACGAGGTGAACAACCCGCTCACCTACGTGTACGGCAACGTGGCGTTCGCGCTGGAGCGGCTGCGGTCGGTGGACGTCGCGCGCGGCCGGCAGGGGCCGGTCGACGAGGCGCTCCAGGCGCTGCGCGAGGCGCTGGCCGGCGCCGACCGCGTCCGCCACATCGTGCGCGACCTGAAGGCGTTCTCGCGCGCCGAGGACGGCCGGCTCGAGCCGGTGGACGTGGGGCAGGTCATCGAGGGCTGCCTCAAGATGACCGCGACGCTCACCGGCGACCGGGCGCAGGTGAGCGTGCGGCTCGGGCCGGTCCCGCGGGTCCTGGCGAGCGAGGCGCGGATCGGGCAGGTGATGCTGAACCTGATCGTGAACGCCGCGCACGCCATCCCCGAGGGCGACCCCGACGCGAACCGCATCGAGGTCTCCACCGCGCTCGCCGCGGACGGGCGCGTCGAGGTGGTGGTGACCGACACCGGCACGGGCATCGCGCCCGAGGTGCTGCCCCGCATCTTCGACCCGTTCTTCACCACCAAGGGCGTGGGGGAGGGGACGGGGCTGGGCCTGTCGATCTGCCACGGGATCGTGAAGGGGCTGGACGGCGAGATCGACGTCGAGACGGCGGTGGGACGGGGGAGCCGGTTCCGCGTGCTGCTCCCGCCGGCGCCGGAAGGCGCCGTGGCCGCGCCGGCGGAGGCGCCCATCGCGCCCGCCGCGCCGCCCCGGCGGCGGGTGCTGGTGCTCGACGACGATCCGCTGGTGGCGCGCGCCATCGGCCGGACGCTCTCGCGCGACTGCGCGGTGGACGTGAGCACCGACCCGGTGCAGGCCCTCCGGCGCGTCCACTCGGGCGAGCGCTGGGACGTGATCCTCTGCGACCTGATGATGCCCGAGCTCGCCGGGATGGACGTCCACGCGTCCATCCAGGAGATCGATCCCGGCCAGGCGGCGCGCATCGTGTTCATGACCGGCGGCGCGTTCACCACCCGGGCGCGCGAGTTCCTGGAGCGCGTCCCGAACGCCCGGCTCGAGAAGCCCCTCGACCCGGCCACGCTGGCGCGGGTGCTCGAGGCGGGCGGCCGCGGAGCGCCGGGCGACGGGACGGCCGGACGCTGA